A single Grus americana isolate bGruAme1 chromosome 34, bGruAme1.mat, whole genome shotgun sequence DNA region contains:
- the LRFN1 gene encoding leucine-rich repeat and fibronectin type III domain-containing protein 1 has product MAKLLVPLVMLGAVAGSHRCPPRCLCPAAAPNPTLLCARTGLLAVPPTLDRAAVELRLADNFIGAVGRADFANMSSLVHLTLSRNGLRRLAPGAFADLRALRALHLDGNRLPALSGAQLRGLASLRHLILANNQLATIEPAAFAAFAATVEDLDLSHNNLPALPWEAVAGMASLATLTLDHNLLERVPAGAVARLPRLARLDLTANRLRALPPVPGPPGPSLAAGGNPLHCNCELLWLRRLARPGRLESCASPPPLAGRLLWAVPEEELACRAPAIAGAAADPAAVLEGQPLRLGCAAAGDPPPALHWLGPDGRLVQNGSRRAVRPDGSLELRVATLRDHGAFTCVASNAAGEAAARVQVAVLPLPVPRGDGDGDAEAGPGPSDMARAGGNESRATGERRIVAAELTASSARIRWLPQRHVPGIRMFQIQYNSSLDDSLVYRLLPPSSRSFVLRDLAAGREYDLCVSALYTEGATALPTARALGCVRFATAGGSPGCAALPRPHFLGGTVIIVIGAAIAASVLVFILILTARYKAAAARRPPAAVASVCSQTNGTHRPPEPEPPPPPLPPALPPPAPMGAAGGGARVLFPSHSYPRRARTRRHGSLPRLDLPDAAPTLRPSFGSTHWMLESTV; this is encoded by the exons ATGGCGAAGCTGCTGGTCCCCCTGGTGATGTTGGGGGCGGTGGCGGGGTCCCACCGCTGCCCCCCCCGCTGCCTCTGCCCGGCGGCCGCCCCCAACCCTACCCTCCTCTGCGCCCGCACGGGCCTCCTGgccgtgccccccaccctggACCGCGCCGCCGTGGAGCTGCGTCTCGCCGACAACTTCATCGGCGCCGTGGGACGCGCCGACTTCGCCAACATGAGCAGCCTGGTCCACCTCACCCTCTCCCGTAACGGGTTGCGTCGGTTGGCGCCCGGCGCCTTCGCCGATCTCCGCGCTCTCCGCGCCCTCCACCTGGACGGCAACCGGCTGCCGGCGCTGAGCGGGGCGCAGCTGCGGGGCTTGGCCAGCCTCCGTCACCTCATCTTGGCCAACAACCAACTGGCCACCATCGAACCCGCCGCCTTCGCCGCCTTCGCCGCCACGGTGGAGGATCTCGACCTCTCCCATAACAATTTGCCGGCCTTGCCGTGGGAGGCGGTGGCCGGCATGGCCAGTTTGGCAACCCTCACCTTGGATCACAACCTCTTGGAGCGGGTCCCCGCCGGGGCGGTGGCGCGGTTACCCCGCTTGGCGCGGTTGGACCTCACCGCCAACCGCTTACGGGCGTTACCGCCGGTGCCGGGACCGCCGGGACCGAGTTTGGCGGCAGGGGGGAACCCTTTGCATTGCAACTGCGAGCTGCTGTGGTTGCGCCGGTTGGCGCGGCCGGGTCGGTTGGAGAGCTGCGCTTCACCGCCGCCGCTCGCCGGCCGCCTGCTCTGGGCCGTGCCGGAGGAGGAGCTGGCGTGCCGGGCACCAGCCATCGCCGGAGCAGCCGCCGACCCCGCCGCCGTGTTGGAAGGTCAACCGTTACGGTTGGGTTGCGCCGCCGCCGGCGACCCTCCGCCGGCGTTGCATTGGTTGGGTCCCGACGGGCGGTTGGTGCAGAACGGGTCGCGCCGCGCCGTCCGTCCCGACGGCTCCTTGGAGCTGCGGGTGGCCACGCTCCGCGACCACGGCGCCTTCACCTGCGTCGCCTCCAACGCCGCCGGCGAGGCAGCCGCCCGGGTGCAGGTGGCTGTCCTTCCGCTGCCCGTCCCTcgcggggatggggacggggacgccGAAGCCGGTCCCGGTCCTTCCGACATGGCTCGCGCCGGCGGCAACGAGTCGCGGGCGACGGGCGAGCGGCGCATCGTGGCGGCCGAGCTGACGGCGTCCTCAGCGCGCATCCGCTGGCTGCCCCAGCGCCACGTCCCCGGCATCCGCATGTTCCAGATCCAGTACAACAGCTCCCTTGACGACTCCCTCGTCTACAG gctgctgccaccCTCCAGCCGGAGCTTCGTGCTGCGGGACCTGGCGGCAGGGCGCGAGTACGACCTCTGCGTCTCGGCGCTCTACACCGAGGGGGCGACGGCGCTGCCCACCGCGCGCGCCCTTGGCTGCGTCCGTTTCGCCACGGCCGGGGGGTCCCCCGGCTGCGCTGCCCTCCCCCGACCTCATTTTTTGGGGGGCACCGTCATCATCGTCATCGGCGCCGCCATCGCCGCCTCCGTCCTCGtcttcatcctcatcctcaccGCCCGCTACAAGGCAGCGGCTGCCCGACGTCCTCCCGCCGCCGTCGCCAGCGTCTGCTCCCAGACCAACGGCACCCACAGACCCCCCGAGCCGgagccgccaccgccgccgttgccccctgccctcccgcccccggcacccatgggtgctgctggggggggggcgcgggtTCTTTTCCCCAGTCACAGCTACCCACGGCGCGCACGGACTCGACGCCACGGCTCGCTGCCGCGCCTCGACCTGCCCGACGCGGCCCCCACCCTGCGCCCCTCCTTTGGCAGCACCCACTGGATGCTCGAGAGCACCGTctag
- the SYCN gene encoding syncollin, producing MAALAVVVLAATALAGAEAQCPAPSDLRTANGTRICAQLYADNSPYYDQCCGGEVLVVDPGSDVPYMPQGWAARISSLVVGTRCELTVWSRAGKKGNSRRFGAGAVPRLQEVRRGVFTDWNDAIRGYYCKCN from the coding sequence ATGGCGGCGCTGGCGGTGGTGGTGCTGGCGGCGACGGCGCTGGCGGGGGCTGAGGCGCAGTGCCCGGCCCCCTCCGACCTGCGGACGGCCAACGGTACCCGCATCTGCGCCCAGCTTTACGCCGACAACAGCCCCTACTACGACCAGTGCTGCGGGGGGGAGGTCCTGGTGGTGGACCCCGGTTCCGACGTCCCCTACatgccccagggctgggctgcccgCATCTCCTCCTTGGTGGTGGGCACCCGCTGCGAGCTGACCGTCTGGTCTCGGGCCGGCAAGAAGGGGAATAGCCGACGTTTCGGAGCCGGCGCGGTACCGCGGTTGCAAGAGGTGCGGCGGGGAGTCTTCACCGATTGGAACGACGCCATCAGGGGTTACTACTGCAAGTGCAACTGA
- the PAK4 gene encoding serine/threonine-protein kinase PAK 4 isoform X1: MFSKKKKRIEISAPSNFEHRVHTGYDQQEQKFTGLPRQWQGIIEESAKRPKPLVDPVCITAIQHGSQKTIVRGSKAAKDGSLTWLLDEFENMSVSRSNSLRRDSPPFPPRRDQLYQENGLSEGPTAARPHEDAGRSKEKSRHGARSELEQGKERPREREDQRTHHHQQPRGQEPGPKPAPPAGGRPPPPEYPKTPAERDGWRDYPADRDYSEPADRVVRRERPEPSDKRPKSTYAGETSPQSPRDKRPLSGPNIRTPNIPVSEGVMKTAQQTGRPFNTYPRAETDPGRGAGSQAEHRPGRPQEVASNGPVSGGAGSSRAHPPGPPRSKNPEPPHPGLTPHASDPHLAHQLPPGPPPPPAGPQQPRSPQREPQRVSHEQFRAALQMVVDPGDPRTYLDNFIKIGEGSTGIVCIATVKTTGKLVAVKKMDLRKQQRRELLFNEVVIMRDYQHENVVEMYNSYLVGDELWVVMEFLEGGALTDIVTHTRMNEEQIAAVCLAVLKALSVLHAQGVIHRDIKSDSILLTHDGRVKLSDFGFCAQVNKEVPRRKSLVGTPYWMAPELISRLPYGPEVDIWSLGVMVIEMVDGEPPYFNEPPLKAMKMIRDNLPPKLKNVHKVSPSLKGFLDRMLVRDPVQRATANELLKHPFLGKAGPPSCIVPLMRQNRMR; the protein is encoded by the exons ATGTTCAGCAAGAAGAAGAAACGCATCGAGATCTCTGCTCCCTCCAACTTCGAGCACCGCGTCCATACCGGCTACGATCAGCAAGAACAGAAATTCACGGGGCTGCCGCGGCAATGGCAAGGCATCATCGAGGAGTCGGCCAAGCGCCCCAAGCCGCTGGTGGACCCTGTCTGCATCACCGCGATCCAGCACGGCTCGCAGAAG ACCATCGTGCGGGGCAGCAAAGCCGCCAAGGACGGCTCCCTGACCTGGCTGCTGGACGAGTTTGAGAACATGTCCGTGTCCCGTTCCAATTCTCTGCGCAGGGACAGCCCCCCCTTCCCGCCCCGCCGCGACCAGCTCTACCAGGAGAACGGCCTCTCCGAGGGCCCGACCGCTGCCCGGCCGCACGAGGATGCTGGCAGGAGCAAGGAGAAGAGCCGTCACGGGGCCAGGAGCGAGCTAGAGCAGGGCAAGGAGAGACCCCGGGAAAGGGAGGACCAGCgcacccaccaccaccagcagccccgCGGGCAGGAACCCGGCCCCAAAcccgctccccccgccggcggccgcccgccccctCCCGAGTACCCCAAAACCCCCGCCGAGCGGGACGGCTGGCGGGACTACCCCGCCGACAGGGACTACAGCGAACCGGCCGACCGGGTGGTGCGGCGGGAACGCCCCGAGCCCTCCGACAAGCGCCCCAAATCCACCTACGCCGGCGAGACCAGCCCGCAATCCCCCCGGGACAAACGCCCGCTCTCCGGGCCCAATATCCGGACTCCCAACATCCCCGTCTCCGAAGGGGTGATGAAGACGGCTCAGCAGACGGGACGGCCTTTTAATACCTACCCGCGGGCTGAGACCGACCCCGGCAGGGGTGCGGGTTCACAG GCAGAGCACCGGCCGGGACGACCGCAAGAGGTGGCATCCAACGGGCCGGTGAGCGGCGGCGCCGGTTCTTCCCGTGCCCAcccgcccggcccgccgcgcTCCAAAAACCCCGAGCCGCCCCATCCCGGCCTCACCCCGCACGCCTCGGACCCCCACCTCGCTCACCAGCTGCCCCCCGGCCCTCCGCCGCCCCCGGCGGGGCCGCAACAGCCCCGTTCACCCCAGCGCGAGCCCCAGCGTGTCTCCCACGAACAGTTTCGGGCGGCTCTGCAGATGGTGGTGGATCCTGGAGACCCCCGCACCTACCTGGACAACTTCATCAAGATCGGCGAAGGCTCCACCGGCATCGTCTGCATCGCCACCGTCAAGACCACCGGCAAGCTGGTGGCTGTGAAGAAGATGGATCTGCGCAAGCAGCAGCGGCGCGAGCTGCTCTTTAACGAG GTGGTGATCATGCGGGACTACCAGCACGAGAACGTGGTGGAGATGTACAACAGCTACCTGGTGGGCGACGAGCTCTGGGTGGTGATGGAGTTCCTGGAGGGCGGCGCCTTGACCGACATCGTCACGCACACCAG GATGAACGAGGAGCAGATCGCGGCCGTCTGCTTGGCCGTCCTGAAGGCCCTCTCCGTCCTCCACGCGCAGGGCGTCATCCACCGCGACATCAAGAGCGACTCCATTCTCCTTACGCACGATGGCAGG GTGAAACTCTCCGATTTTGGGTTTTGCGCCCAAGTGAACAAGGAGGTGCCGCGACGGAAGTCGCTGGTGGGGACCCCGTACTGGATGGCGCCGGAGCTCATCTCCCGCCTGCCTTACGGCCCGGAG gtggatatctggTCCTTGGGCGTGATGGTGATCGAGATGGTCGACGGGGAGCCGCCGTATTTTAACGAGCCGCCGTTAAAGGCCATGAAAATGATCCGAGACAATCTACCCCCCAAGCTTAAAAACGTGCACAAG GTTTCGCCCTCCCTCAAAGGTTTCCTCGACCGCATGCTGGTGCGGGACCCGGTGCAACGGGCCACCGCCAACGAACTCTTGAAGCACCCCTTCCTGGGCAAAGCGGGGCCCCCCTCCTGCATCGTCCCCCTCATGCGTCAAAACCGCATGCGGTGA
- the PAK4 gene encoding serine/threonine-protein kinase PAK 4 isoform X2 — MFSKKKKRIEISAPSNFEHRVHTGYDQQEQKFTGLPRQWQGIIEESAKRPKPLVDPVCITAIQHGSQKAEHRPGRPQEVASNGPVSGGAGSSRAHPPGPPRSKNPEPPHPGLTPHASDPHLAHQLPPGPPPPPAGPQQPRSPQREPQRVSHEQFRAALQMVVDPGDPRTYLDNFIKIGEGSTGIVCIATVKTTGKLVAVKKMDLRKQQRRELLFNEVVIMRDYQHENVVEMYNSYLVGDELWVVMEFLEGGALTDIVTHTRMNEEQIAAVCLAVLKALSVLHAQGVIHRDIKSDSILLTHDGRVKLSDFGFCAQVNKEVPRRKSLVGTPYWMAPELISRLPYGPEVDIWSLGVMVIEMVDGEPPYFNEPPLKAMKMIRDNLPPKLKNVHKVSPSLKGFLDRMLVRDPVQRATANELLKHPFLGKAGPPSCIVPLMRQNRMR, encoded by the exons ATGTTCAGCAAGAAGAAGAAACGCATCGAGATCTCTGCTCCCTCCAACTTCGAGCACCGCGTCCATACCGGCTACGATCAGCAAGAACAGAAATTCACGGGGCTGCCGCGGCAATGGCAAGGCATCATCGAGGAGTCGGCCAAGCGCCCCAAGCCGCTGGTGGACCCTGTCTGCATCACCGCGATCCAGCACGGCTCGCAGAAG GCAGAGCACCGGCCGGGACGACCGCAAGAGGTGGCATCCAACGGGCCGGTGAGCGGCGGCGCCGGTTCTTCCCGTGCCCAcccgcccggcccgccgcgcTCCAAAAACCCCGAGCCGCCCCATCCCGGCCTCACCCCGCACGCCTCGGACCCCCACCTCGCTCACCAGCTGCCCCCCGGCCCTCCGCCGCCCCCGGCGGGGCCGCAACAGCCCCGTTCACCCCAGCGCGAGCCCCAGCGTGTCTCCCACGAACAGTTTCGGGCGGCTCTGCAGATGGTGGTGGATCCTGGAGACCCCCGCACCTACCTGGACAACTTCATCAAGATCGGCGAAGGCTCCACCGGCATCGTCTGCATCGCCACCGTCAAGACCACCGGCAAGCTGGTGGCTGTGAAGAAGATGGATCTGCGCAAGCAGCAGCGGCGCGAGCTGCTCTTTAACGAG GTGGTGATCATGCGGGACTACCAGCACGAGAACGTGGTGGAGATGTACAACAGCTACCTGGTGGGCGACGAGCTCTGGGTGGTGATGGAGTTCCTGGAGGGCGGCGCCTTGACCGACATCGTCACGCACACCAG GATGAACGAGGAGCAGATCGCGGCCGTCTGCTTGGCCGTCCTGAAGGCCCTCTCCGTCCTCCACGCGCAGGGCGTCATCCACCGCGACATCAAGAGCGACTCCATTCTCCTTACGCACGATGGCAGG GTGAAACTCTCCGATTTTGGGTTTTGCGCCCAAGTGAACAAGGAGGTGCCGCGACGGAAGTCGCTGGTGGGGACCCCGTACTGGATGGCGCCGGAGCTCATCTCCCGCCTGCCTTACGGCCCGGAG gtggatatctggTCCTTGGGCGTGATGGTGATCGAGATGGTCGACGGGGAGCCGCCGTATTTTAACGAGCCGCCGTTAAAGGCCATGAAAATGATCCGAGACAATCTACCCCCCAAGCTTAAAAACGTGCACAAG GTTTCGCCCTCCCTCAAAGGTTTCCTCGACCGCATGCTGGTGCGGGACCCGGTGCAACGGGCCACCGCCAACGAACTCTTGAAGCACCCCTTCCTGGGCAAAGCGGGGCCCCCCTCCTGCATCGTCCCCCTCATGCGTCAAAACCGCATGCGGTGA